GTTGCCACACAAACTGGCTTAAACGTTTTTAACCTAACCAACAGCGAGCCGACCAAACATTTTCCACTGAAGTCACCGCTCGGTGACGTGGTCGTCGTATCGGATTCAAAAACATTGTTTGCTACCCAAGCCAATGATTCTCAACTACTTGTGGTCGACCTACGCAAAGAGACATTACTTCCGCAAGTTAATACCGGATTACAACAACCCAACCTGATTGCAATGGGTTTGACCAATACCATTTGTCACTAGGGATATCACCATGGTTAGAATGACTATTAATTCCATTCGCTTAAGCATCACGCTGCTGCTATCAAGCTGTTTACTGATGAGTGCCGCGCAAGCTGCCCCTCTTCGTTTTACGCTAAATGAAGCAACAATGGGTGAAGTGACTGAAAAAAACTGGGTGGATCAATATCTTTTTATCGCGATTGGTTACACCTCCTGTCCTGAGATATGTCCTACCACAGCCTTGGATATGGCAGGAGTCATGACGCGTCTCGGAAAATTTGCAGATAAAGTCACACCGTTATTTATCTCTATCGATCCTCATCGCGATAGTGCGGAAAATATCGCTCAATACGTACAGTATTTTCACCCAAAACTGAAAGGCTTAGTCGGCGGCGAGCAACAAACCAAAGCGATGGCTAAATCGTTGCGCGCGACATATGGCTATTCACGCGATGGAAAACCCGTTTACCCGCCGTTACCGCAGCTATATGAAGTCTTTCATTCTACCTACCTTTACCTTTACAACCCTCAACGCGAACTAGTCGATGTTTATGGTTATGGTGACGGGGCAGAAAAGATCAGCCAATCGATGTTGGCAGAACTAGGCTCTAAGGAGGAGTGATGACCAAAATCGTCACCAAACTTACCTTGATCATCGTTCCGTTACTTACTGCCATATTGCAGAGTAACACCGCATACGCACAAGCTCGCCAGTGTGCAGCTCCGCCACCGTTTGAGTCCACTCAGGTCGAGCTTGCAAATTTGCCTTACCAGCTGCAAAACAACTTAAGCCATGCGCCCGTAAGCATGCTTAATTTATGGGCGATATGGTGTGCCCCTTGCCGTAAAGAACTGCCGATGCTGGTTGAACTCGCAGCGCAAGTATCCGATGAAGTGGCTGTCTCTGCCCTGCATGTTGGCAAGCTCAACTCCCAAGTCGAGCAAGTACTTACGGAACTTGATGCAACCTCGTTAAATCGAGGCTTCTTAGCGGATTTCAGTCTACTGACTGAGCACGGCATTCATGGTTTGCCGGCTACCGTGGTCGCTGTAAATGGCAAAGTGCAATTTATCGCGACCGGTTACTTAGCGCGTTCTGCGCAAGAGTATTCAACATGGCTTGAGTGTTTAAAGGAGCACAAACAATGAACTCGACTTGGTCAATCACAGGCTTTGCCATAACGCTACTCTGTGCAACTAGTGTATTTGCAGCCCCTTCACCGCAGTCGGTCCAATATTCATTAGGTGAAGAACTCTACCTCAATCCTGGTAGAGGCGGATGCACGCAGTGTCATGGTAAAGCTGGTAACTTTCCTGTCATGCCGCTCTACCCAAAGATTGGTGGGCAATCAGAACTCTACCTTTATAACCAAATGATCGATTATCGAGAAAAGCGTCGTCAAAATGGGCTTTATGTTCCGATGGAAGTGGCGATGCAGCCCTTTAGCGATGAAGAAATCAAAGCAATGTCGGTCTATCTCGCCCAACAAAATGCATTTTAACCGTATCAGAGCCCTTGAGTGATTGAGGGCTCTATCAGCAAGGTCGACTATAGTCGTTCACTATCAATCTGAATTTTCACCGCATCCGGACGCCAATACTCAAACTCACAATCCATCAACTCGCCATCTTGTTTGTAGTTCACGCGGCATATTTTTAGCACTGGCTGACCTTCTGCCAAGTTGAGTGCTTTAGCAACATGACTCGGTGCGGAGGTTGGGATCACCTCAAAACGAGAGCGTTGGGTTTGATAGCCATACTCGTTACGGTAAATAGCGGTTAACGAATCTGTTAAGTCAAAACACAAGATCCCAGCAAATAGGTACTCTTTCAGCACATTTTCAACAAAAAGGACCGCTCGACCATCGATATAGCGCAAGCGTTGAATAAGCAAAAGTGGGCAGCCTCGCTCCACGCTAAGCACCTCCTGATAAACACCAGATGCCGGCATTTTCACGACATTTAGCAGCTTAGTATCTGCTATTCGTGACTGTTCATGAATCATTTGCTGAAAGTGATAACGTGAGAGAGGGTTGTAACAGATTCTCGGTGGCGAGACATACCAACCCCGTCGCTCTTCGCGATAAATCAGCCCTTCCGTTTCCAGCGCAATCAAGGCGTCTTTAAGGGTGATACGCGTAGTAGAAAACTGCTCGCTAAGTGCTCTTTCTCCCAGTAGTTTTTGCCCTTGCAGCAGCTCCCCTGCAGCAATCTGCTGGCGAATATCGGCTTTGATTCTGGCTAATTGGGTATTCACTCGACTCAACGGTTTCATCCTTGTATTGGCGGGTTCAAATTTTACAAAACCCAGCACCTTAATCACCATTTATGACGGAAATATGAAATTAAACAGCCAGTTAAAGTGAAATAAAACTGCCACACAATTGCCGAAAAACTGTCAGATTTATTGCGCTAAATCGTCACATTCCATCCCTAGCATACAACTCGAACTTACTGACCTAGTCCAGAAGGATAGAGACAATGAACAAATTGCTAAGTCGTACCACTGCCGTATCAGCTACTCTGATCGCAGCGACACTTTCGATGCCAGTTATTTCAGCAGAAAGCCATTCATCAGAAATCAATTCAGCAGCAACCAATAGCGCTGATTTACAAACTCTGATCAGCGCAGCGCAAAAAGAGGGCGCGGTATACAGTGTCGGCATGCCAGATAGCTGGGCGAACTGGAAAGGCACGTGGGCAGATCTCAAATCAAACTACGGCTTAAAACATCAAGATACTGACATGAGCTCAGCGCAAGAGATCGCAAAGTTTGCTGCAGAAAAGAAAAATGCAACCGCAGATATTGGTGATGTCGGTTTTGCCTTCGCTCGCGTTGCAGTGAAAAAAGGTGTGA
The genomic region above belongs to Vibrio ponticus and contains:
- a CDS encoding SCO family protein, with product MVRMTINSIRLSITLLLSSCLLMSAAQAAPLRFTLNEATMGEVTEKNWVDQYLFIAIGYTSCPEICPTTALDMAGVMTRLGKFADKVTPLFISIDPHRDSAENIAQYVQYFHPKLKGLVGGEQQTKAMAKSLRATYGYSRDGKPVYPPLPQLYEVFHSTYLYLYNPQRELVDVYGYGDGAEKISQSMLAELGSKEE
- a CDS encoding TlpA family protein disulfide reductase, giving the protein MTKIVTKLTLIIVPLLTAILQSNTAYAQARQCAAPPPFESTQVELANLPYQLQNNLSHAPVSMLNLWAIWCAPCRKELPMLVELAAQVSDEVAVSALHVGKLNSQVEQVLTELDATSLNRGFLADFSLLTEHGIHGLPATVVAVNGKVQFIATGYLARSAQEYSTWLECLKEHKQ
- a CDS encoding c-type cytochrome, with amino-acid sequence MNSTWSITGFAITLLCATSVFAAPSPQSVQYSLGEELYLNPGRGGCTQCHGKAGNFPVMPLYPKIGGQSELYLYNQMIDYREKRRQNGLYVPMEVAMQPFSDEEIKAMSVYLAQQNAF
- a CDS encoding UTRA domain-containing protein, which produces MSRVNTQLARIKADIRQQIAAGELLQGQKLLGERALSEQFSTTRITLKDALIALETEGLIYREERRGWYVSPPRICYNPLSRYHFQQMIHEQSRIADTKLLNVVKMPASGVYQEVLSVERGCPLLLIQRLRYIDGRAVLFVENVLKEYLFAGILCFDLTDSLTAIYRNEYGYQTQRSRFEVIPTSAPSHVAKALNLAEGQPVLKICRVNYKQDGELMDCEFEYWRPDAVKIQIDSERL